In Syngnathus acus chromosome 5, fSynAcu1.2, whole genome shotgun sequence, a genomic segment contains:
- the zgc:92107 gene encoding rho GTPase-activating protein 39 isoform X1, translating to MALSSASTTAAFNRSSDWVEILEPRSRERMYVNLTTGECGWDPPLGAPVRQADGNQWWELFDPQSGRFYYYNSTGRRTVWHRPQGADIVPLSQLQAMKRCSEAKRPGAGVERHQHGTTGSSSSAASQALCSSLPEQDGDNPETLEVASNPDLDPAVDVRSQADGCANEHKEPPRDAPQRWQPAPGSKAAMLVKVNSMSRNQPSPTSQQQLLQHGALNKANTFAQHPSNIKAQGACLGSTQGYKTTPPGKTAADPRQAHHLRKASNGSFSVVMSDSRQASPLLQRSQTSTPRPVSPQYACGAPIYDEPVTDCPIYDEPPIDMEVEGAHLFNGQQLSRLTPSHSLQKPRLHQHPGPSLPGSRHRRSPSASDYSPAGLECIKHMINVDPKQLLSGSPLPTRTPSPTSRQDLVPTQPQSQAHSLPQVRGREAGGTPGPSTLDKKQSWRALEVTVQRAMEVRHSRQGSQASQDFPSSTPQATANYQDSGYSTGPSPSLRRKSRRRMGVGGGAGGRPGSVGSSGELCALNERLMAEMREVVSRSNTMREVRAGLEPEIGERVVVSRTRSPVDSLRWYGAGGGVSAGRCSSREDITGASRSLGTAGNAAVTPFEIPGRQKRTYEKVDTLEMSVTSQASLSSPETPGPPSQVSTLELQAQLESRKKDMVDGRSASLGPHRPVNHDSRDGCEGAKAAECSYQFTYATLRQPPAPEVGMEDWASKHLNMHTQGLFRRRVSIANMLSWNRGSIKKPMLVTSNRAIRKEACEMFKLVQAYMGDRPSRLDRRHCALLIVTKCWEMQGLRDELYVQLVRQTTGNANPRSLAAGWELMAVSLAFFAPSPKFRCYLEGYIQRHTEPTSDKKCESQTEQQVTQFILEQQELKLKKNSKSRKKRKQNTDEEEGLPVSTYAKFCHRKLLKVAITGGKKGLRKPTLEEVDHSRRAIITPSLFGSSLEEVMERQSELFPDRKLPWVQVQLSQYVLALGGAQTEGIFRVPGDIDEVNALKLQVDQWRIPENLSDPNVPASLMKLWYRELEEPLIPMNFYKQCVENCDDPVAAIAVVQSLPELNRLVLFYFIHFLQVFAQPSNVAITKMDVNNLAMVMAPNCLRCQSDDPRIIFENTRKEMSFLRMLIVHLDTSYIEGVV from the exons ATGGCACTTTCCTCAGCATCTACCACGGCTGCTTTTAATCGCAG cTCTGATTGGGTGGAGATCCTGGAGCCACGCTCCCGTGAGCGCATGTACGTGAACTTGACCACCGGGGAATGCGGCTGGGATCCTCCTCTCGGCGCTCCCGTTCGCCAGGCGGATGGCAACCAGTGGTGGGAGCTCTTTGACCCTCAAAGCGGCCGCTTCTACTACTACAACTCCACGGGGCGCCGCACGGTCTGGCATCGGCCGCAAGGAGCCGACATCGTGCCCCTGTCCCAGCTTCAGGCCATGAAGCGCTGCAGTGAGGCCAAGCGGCCGGGAGCGGGTGTGGAGAGGCACCAGCATGGGACCACTGGGAGTAGCAGCAGTGCGGCGAGCCAGGCCCTCTGCTCCTCTCTGCCTGAGCAAGATGGAGACAATCCTGAGACACTTGAAGTGGCATCCAACCCAGACTTGGACCCAGCTGTGGATGTCAGATCACAGGCAGACGGATGCGCCAATGAACACAAAGAACCTCCGAG GGATGCCCCCCAAAGATGGCAGCCCGCACCCGGTTCTAAGGCAGCAATGTTGGTCAAAGTGAACAGCATGAGCCGCAACCAGCCAAGTCCAACTTCACAGCAGCAACTCCTCCAGCACGGCGCACTCAACAAAGCCAACACTTTCGCACAGCACCCATCCAACATTAAGGCCCAAGGAGCATGTTTAGGCTCCACCCAAGGGTATAAAACCACGCCCCCTGGGAAAACGGCAGCCGACCCACGCCAGGCCCATCACCTGAGGAAAGCCAGTAACGGCAGCTTCTCTGTAGTGATGTCAGACAGTCGTCAAGCCAGTCCACTCCTTCAGAGGTCGCAGACCAGCACACCACGGCCGGTCTCGCCCCAGTATGCTTGCGGCGCTCCAATCTACGATGAGCCGGTTACAGACTGTCCCATATACGACGAGCCCCCAATAGACATGGAGGTCGAAGGAGCGCACCTTTTCAATGGGCAACAACTGTCTCGCTTGACTCCCTCCCATAGTCTTCAGAAACCAAGACTTCACCAGCATCCCGGTCCTTCTCTTCCAGGTTCCAGGCACAGGAGAAGTCCTTCTGCCTCTGACTATAGCCCAGCTGGTCTGGAGTGCATCAAACATATGATCAATGTAGACCCCAAGCAGCTCCTGTCTGGTTCCCCTCTACCTACACGCACCCCCTCTCCTACATCCCGGCAGGACCTCGTCCCAACCCAGCCTCAGTCGCAGGCTCACTCTTTGCCCCAAGTTCGAGGCCGAGAAGCGGGGGGGACCCCGGGCCCGAGTACACTGGATAAGAAGCAGAGTTGGCGAGCCCTGGAGGTCACTGTGCAGCGTGCTATGGAGGTACGGCACAGTAGGCAGGGCAGCCAAGCTTCACAGGACTTCCCCTCCTCGACACCTCAGGCAACGGCAAACTATCAAGACTCCGGCTACTCCACTGGGCCCTCACCGAGTTTGAGAAGAAAGAGTAGGAGAAGGATGGGAGTCGGTGGAGGTGCGGGAGGCAGGCCCGGGTCAGTGGGAAGCAGCGGAGAGCTGTGTGCCCTCAATGAGAGGCTGATGGCCGAGATGAGGGAAGTAGTCAGTCGCTCCAACACCATGAGGGAGGTGAGAGCGGGACTGGAACCGGAAATAGGCGAGAGGGTGGTTGTATCCCGGACACGCTCCCCCGTAGACTCGCTAAGGTGGTATGGAGCAGGAGGAGGCGTGTCAGCTGGCAGGTGCTCATCCAGAGAAGACATCACCGGGGCTTCCCGCTCACTCGGTACGGCAGGTAACGCTGCGGTGACCCCTTTCGAGATACCAGGGAGACAGAAGAGGACGTATGAAAAAGTGGACACCTTGGAGATGAGCGTTACTAGCCAGGCCAGCCTGTCTTCACCTGAGACTCCAGGACCACCCTCCCAG GTGAGCACTCTTGAACTACAGGCTCAGCTGGAgagcagaaagaaagacaTGGTGGATGGACGCAGCGCATCCCTTGGCCCGCACCGACCTGTCAACCACGACAGCAGAGATGGATGTGAAGGAGCAAAAGCGGCAGAATGTTCCTACCAGTTCACCTACGCCACCCTGCGACAGCCACCGGCTCCAGAAGTAGGCATGGAGGACTGGGCCAGCAAGCACCTCAACATGCACACGCAAGGCCTGTTCCGACGCCGCGTCTCCATCGCCAACATGCTCTCTTGGAACCGAGGTTCCATTAAAAAGCCCATGCTGGTCACGAGCAACCGCGCCATCAGGAAGGAGGCTTGCGAGATGTTCAAGCTGGTGCAGGCCTACATGGGAGACAGGCCCTCGCGTCTGGACCGCCGTCACTGTGCCCTGCTCATCGTCACCAAGTGCTGGGAGATGCAAGGCCTGCGGGATGAGCTCTACGTGCAGCTGGTGAGGCAGACCACGGGAAACGCCAACCCCCGAAGCTTAGCGGCAGGTTGGGAGTTGATGGCTGTTAGCTTGGCCTTCTTTGCCCCGTCGCCCAAGTTCCGCTGTTACCTGGAGGGCTACATCCAGAGACACACTGAGCCCACCAGCGACAAGAAATGTGAGTCTCAGACTGAGCAGCAGG tgACTCAGTTTATATTAGAACAGCAGGAACTAAAATTAAAGAAGAATTCAAAATCAAGGAAAAAGCgtaaacaaaacacagatGAGGAAGAAG GCCTGCCTGTCAGCACATATGCCAAGTTCTGCCATCGGAAGCTGCTAAAGGTGGCCATCACGGGAGGGAAAAAG GGGCTACGTAAGCCCACCTTGGAAGAGGTCGACCACAGCAGACGGGCTATCATCACCCCCTCCCTGTTTGGTAGCTCCTTGGAGGAAGTAATGGAGCGGCAGAGCGAACTTTTCCCAGACAGGAAATTACCCTGGGTGCAAGTTCAACTTTCCCAGTATGTTCTGGCTCTGGGCGGCGCTCAGACGGAGGGCATCTTTCG AGTGCCCGGAGACATTGATGAAGTCAATGCATTGAAGCTGCAAGTAGACCAGTGGAGGATCCCTGAGAATCTGTCAGACCCAAATGTTCCTG CCTCTCTGATGAAACTATGGTATCGCGAGCTGGAGGAACCGCTCATCCCCATGAACTTTTACAAACAGTGCGTCGAAAACTGCGACGATCCAGTTGCAG
- the zgc:92107 gene encoding rho GTPase-activating protein 39 isoform X3 → MAETSSDWVEILEPRSRERMYVNLTTGECGWDPPLGAPVRQADGNQWWELFDPQSGRFYYYNSTGRRTVWHRPQGADIVPLSQLQAMKRCSEAKRPGAGVERHQHGTTGSSSSAASQALCSSLPEQDGDNPETLEVASNPDLDPAVDVRSQADGCANEHKEPPRDAPQRWQPAPGSKAAMLVKVNSMSRNQPSPTSQQQLLQHGALNKANTFAQHPSNIKAQGACLGSTQGYKTTPPGKTAADPRQAHHLRKASNGSFSVVMSDSRQASPLLQRSQTSTPRPVSPQYACGAPIYDEPVTDCPIYDEPPIDMEVEGAHLFNGQQLSRLTPSHSLQKPRLHQHPGPSLPGSRHRRSPSASDYSPAGLECIKHMINVDPKQLLSGSPLPTRTPSPTSRQDLVPTQPQSQAHSLPQVRGREAGGTPGPSTLDKKQSWRALEVTVQRAMEVRHSRQGSQASQDFPSSTPQATANYQDSGYSTGPSPSLRRKSRRRMGVGGGAGGRPGSVGSSGELCALNERLMAEMREVVSRSNTMREVRAGLEPEIGERVVVSRTRSPVDSLRWYGAGGGVSAGRCSSREDITGASRSLGTAGNAAVTPFEIPGRQKRTYEKVDTLEMSVTSQASLSSPETPGPPSQVSTLELQAQLESRKKDMVDGRSASLGPHRPVNHDSRDGCEGAKAAECSYQFTYATLRQPPAPEVGMEDWASKHLNMHTQGLFRRRVSIANMLSWNRGSIKKPMLVTSNRAIRKEACEMFKLVQAYMGDRPSRLDRRHCALLIVTKCWEMQGLRDELYVQLVRQTTGNANPRSLAAGWELMAVSLAFFAPSPKFRCYLEGYIQRHTEPTSDKKCESQTEQQVTQFILEQQELKLKKNSKSRKKRKQNTDEEEGLPVSTYAKFCHRKLLKVAITGGKKGLRKPTLEEVDHSRRAIITPSLFGSSLEEVMERQSELFPDRKLPWVQVQLSQYVLALGGAQTEGIFRVPGDIDEVNALKLQVDQWRIPENLSDPNVPASLMKLWYRELEEPLIPMNFYKQCVENCDDPVAAIAVVQSLPELNRLVLFYFIHFLQVFAQPSNVAITKMDVNNLAMVMAPNCLRCQSDDPRIIFENTRKEMSFLRMLIVHLDTSYIEGVV, encoded by the exons ATGGCCGAGACAAg cTCTGATTGGGTGGAGATCCTGGAGCCACGCTCCCGTGAGCGCATGTACGTGAACTTGACCACCGGGGAATGCGGCTGGGATCCTCCTCTCGGCGCTCCCGTTCGCCAGGCGGATGGCAACCAGTGGTGGGAGCTCTTTGACCCTCAAAGCGGCCGCTTCTACTACTACAACTCCACGGGGCGCCGCACGGTCTGGCATCGGCCGCAAGGAGCCGACATCGTGCCCCTGTCCCAGCTTCAGGCCATGAAGCGCTGCAGTGAGGCCAAGCGGCCGGGAGCGGGTGTGGAGAGGCACCAGCATGGGACCACTGGGAGTAGCAGCAGTGCGGCGAGCCAGGCCCTCTGCTCCTCTCTGCCTGAGCAAGATGGAGACAATCCTGAGACACTTGAAGTGGCATCCAACCCAGACTTGGACCCAGCTGTGGATGTCAGATCACAGGCAGACGGATGCGCCAATGAACACAAAGAACCTCCGAG GGATGCCCCCCAAAGATGGCAGCCCGCACCCGGTTCTAAGGCAGCAATGTTGGTCAAAGTGAACAGCATGAGCCGCAACCAGCCAAGTCCAACTTCACAGCAGCAACTCCTCCAGCACGGCGCACTCAACAAAGCCAACACTTTCGCACAGCACCCATCCAACATTAAGGCCCAAGGAGCATGTTTAGGCTCCACCCAAGGGTATAAAACCACGCCCCCTGGGAAAACGGCAGCCGACCCACGCCAGGCCCATCACCTGAGGAAAGCCAGTAACGGCAGCTTCTCTGTAGTGATGTCAGACAGTCGTCAAGCCAGTCCACTCCTTCAGAGGTCGCAGACCAGCACACCACGGCCGGTCTCGCCCCAGTATGCTTGCGGCGCTCCAATCTACGATGAGCCGGTTACAGACTGTCCCATATACGACGAGCCCCCAATAGACATGGAGGTCGAAGGAGCGCACCTTTTCAATGGGCAACAACTGTCTCGCTTGACTCCCTCCCATAGTCTTCAGAAACCAAGACTTCACCAGCATCCCGGTCCTTCTCTTCCAGGTTCCAGGCACAGGAGAAGTCCTTCTGCCTCTGACTATAGCCCAGCTGGTCTGGAGTGCATCAAACATATGATCAATGTAGACCCCAAGCAGCTCCTGTCTGGTTCCCCTCTACCTACACGCACCCCCTCTCCTACATCCCGGCAGGACCTCGTCCCAACCCAGCCTCAGTCGCAGGCTCACTCTTTGCCCCAAGTTCGAGGCCGAGAAGCGGGGGGGACCCCGGGCCCGAGTACACTGGATAAGAAGCAGAGTTGGCGAGCCCTGGAGGTCACTGTGCAGCGTGCTATGGAGGTACGGCACAGTAGGCAGGGCAGCCAAGCTTCACAGGACTTCCCCTCCTCGACACCTCAGGCAACGGCAAACTATCAAGACTCCGGCTACTCCACTGGGCCCTCACCGAGTTTGAGAAGAAAGAGTAGGAGAAGGATGGGAGTCGGTGGAGGTGCGGGAGGCAGGCCCGGGTCAGTGGGAAGCAGCGGAGAGCTGTGTGCCCTCAATGAGAGGCTGATGGCCGAGATGAGGGAAGTAGTCAGTCGCTCCAACACCATGAGGGAGGTGAGAGCGGGACTGGAACCGGAAATAGGCGAGAGGGTGGTTGTATCCCGGACACGCTCCCCCGTAGACTCGCTAAGGTGGTATGGAGCAGGAGGAGGCGTGTCAGCTGGCAGGTGCTCATCCAGAGAAGACATCACCGGGGCTTCCCGCTCACTCGGTACGGCAGGTAACGCTGCGGTGACCCCTTTCGAGATACCAGGGAGACAGAAGAGGACGTATGAAAAAGTGGACACCTTGGAGATGAGCGTTACTAGCCAGGCCAGCCTGTCTTCACCTGAGACTCCAGGACCACCCTCCCAG GTGAGCACTCTTGAACTACAGGCTCAGCTGGAgagcagaaagaaagacaTGGTGGATGGACGCAGCGCATCCCTTGGCCCGCACCGACCTGTCAACCACGACAGCAGAGATGGATGTGAAGGAGCAAAAGCGGCAGAATGTTCCTACCAGTTCACCTACGCCACCCTGCGACAGCCACCGGCTCCAGAAGTAGGCATGGAGGACTGGGCCAGCAAGCACCTCAACATGCACACGCAAGGCCTGTTCCGACGCCGCGTCTCCATCGCCAACATGCTCTCTTGGAACCGAGGTTCCATTAAAAAGCCCATGCTGGTCACGAGCAACCGCGCCATCAGGAAGGAGGCTTGCGAGATGTTCAAGCTGGTGCAGGCCTACATGGGAGACAGGCCCTCGCGTCTGGACCGCCGTCACTGTGCCCTGCTCATCGTCACCAAGTGCTGGGAGATGCAAGGCCTGCGGGATGAGCTCTACGTGCAGCTGGTGAGGCAGACCACGGGAAACGCCAACCCCCGAAGCTTAGCGGCAGGTTGGGAGTTGATGGCTGTTAGCTTGGCCTTCTTTGCCCCGTCGCCCAAGTTCCGCTGTTACCTGGAGGGCTACATCCAGAGACACACTGAGCCCACCAGCGACAAGAAATGTGAGTCTCAGACTGAGCAGCAGG tgACTCAGTTTATATTAGAACAGCAGGAACTAAAATTAAAGAAGAATTCAAAATCAAGGAAAAAGCgtaaacaaaacacagatGAGGAAGAAG GCCTGCCTGTCAGCACATATGCCAAGTTCTGCCATCGGAAGCTGCTAAAGGTGGCCATCACGGGAGGGAAAAAG GGGCTACGTAAGCCCACCTTGGAAGAGGTCGACCACAGCAGACGGGCTATCATCACCCCCTCCCTGTTTGGTAGCTCCTTGGAGGAAGTAATGGAGCGGCAGAGCGAACTTTTCCCAGACAGGAAATTACCCTGGGTGCAAGTTCAACTTTCCCAGTATGTTCTGGCTCTGGGCGGCGCTCAGACGGAGGGCATCTTTCG AGTGCCCGGAGACATTGATGAAGTCAATGCATTGAAGCTGCAAGTAGACCAGTGGAGGATCCCTGAGAATCTGTCAGACCCAAATGTTCCTG CCTCTCTGATGAAACTATGGTATCGCGAGCTGGAGGAACCGCTCATCCCCATGAACTTTTACAAACAGTGCGTCGAAAACTGCGACGATCCAGTTGCAG
- the zgc:92107 gene encoding rho GTPase-activating protein 39 isoform X2 → MALSSASTTAAFNRSSDWVEILEPRSRERMYVNLTTGECGWDPPLGAPVRQADGNQWWELFDPQSGRFYYYNSTGRRTVWHRPQGADIVPLSQLQAMKRCSEAKRPGAGVERHQHGTTGSSSSAASQALCSSLPEQDGDNPETLEVASNPDLDPAVDVRSQADGCANEHKEPPRDAPQRWQPAPGSKAAMLVKVNSMSRNQPSPTSQQQLLQHGALNKANTFAQHPSNIKAQGACLGSTQGYKTTPPGKTAADPRQAHHLRKASNGSFSVVMSDSRQASPLLQRSQTSTPRPVSPQYACGAPIYDEPVTDCPIYDEPPIDMEVEGAHLFNGQQLSRLTPSHSLQKPRLHQHPGPSLPGSRHRRSPSASDYSPAGLECIKHMINVDPKQLLSGSPLPTRTPSPTSRQDLVPTQPQSQAHSLPQVRGREAGGTPGPSTLDKKQSWRALEVTVQRAMEVRHSRQGSQASQDFPSSTPQATANYQDSGYSTGPSPSLRRKSRRRMGVGGGAGGRPGSVGSSGELCALNERLMAEMREVVSRSNTMREVRAGLEPEIGERVVVSRTRSPVDSLRWYGAGGGVSAGRCSSREDITGASRSLGTAGNAAVTPFEIPGRQKRTYEKVDTLEMSVTSQASLSSPETPGPPSQVSTLELQAQLESRKKDMVDGRSASLGPHRPVNHDSRDGCEGAKAAECSYQFTYATLRQPPAPEVGMEDWASKHLNMHTQGLFRRRVSIANMLSWNRGSIKKPMLVTSNRAIRKEACEMFKLVQAYMGDRPSRLDRRHCALLIVTKCWEMQGLRDELYVQLVRQTTGNANPRSLAAGWELMAVSLAFFAPSPKFRCYLEGYIQRHTEPTSDKKLTQFILEQQELKLKKNSKSRKKRKQNTDEEEGLPVSTYAKFCHRKLLKVAITGGKKGLRKPTLEEVDHSRRAIITPSLFGSSLEEVMERQSELFPDRKLPWVQVQLSQYVLALGGAQTEGIFRVPGDIDEVNALKLQVDQWRIPENLSDPNVPASLMKLWYRELEEPLIPMNFYKQCVENCDDPVAAIAVVQSLPELNRLVLFYFIHFLQVFAQPSNVAITKMDVNNLAMVMAPNCLRCQSDDPRIIFENTRKEMSFLRMLIVHLDTSYIEGVV, encoded by the exons ATGGCACTTTCCTCAGCATCTACCACGGCTGCTTTTAATCGCAG cTCTGATTGGGTGGAGATCCTGGAGCCACGCTCCCGTGAGCGCATGTACGTGAACTTGACCACCGGGGAATGCGGCTGGGATCCTCCTCTCGGCGCTCCCGTTCGCCAGGCGGATGGCAACCAGTGGTGGGAGCTCTTTGACCCTCAAAGCGGCCGCTTCTACTACTACAACTCCACGGGGCGCCGCACGGTCTGGCATCGGCCGCAAGGAGCCGACATCGTGCCCCTGTCCCAGCTTCAGGCCATGAAGCGCTGCAGTGAGGCCAAGCGGCCGGGAGCGGGTGTGGAGAGGCACCAGCATGGGACCACTGGGAGTAGCAGCAGTGCGGCGAGCCAGGCCCTCTGCTCCTCTCTGCCTGAGCAAGATGGAGACAATCCTGAGACACTTGAAGTGGCATCCAACCCAGACTTGGACCCAGCTGTGGATGTCAGATCACAGGCAGACGGATGCGCCAATGAACACAAAGAACCTCCGAG GGATGCCCCCCAAAGATGGCAGCCCGCACCCGGTTCTAAGGCAGCAATGTTGGTCAAAGTGAACAGCATGAGCCGCAACCAGCCAAGTCCAACTTCACAGCAGCAACTCCTCCAGCACGGCGCACTCAACAAAGCCAACACTTTCGCACAGCACCCATCCAACATTAAGGCCCAAGGAGCATGTTTAGGCTCCACCCAAGGGTATAAAACCACGCCCCCTGGGAAAACGGCAGCCGACCCACGCCAGGCCCATCACCTGAGGAAAGCCAGTAACGGCAGCTTCTCTGTAGTGATGTCAGACAGTCGTCAAGCCAGTCCACTCCTTCAGAGGTCGCAGACCAGCACACCACGGCCGGTCTCGCCCCAGTATGCTTGCGGCGCTCCAATCTACGATGAGCCGGTTACAGACTGTCCCATATACGACGAGCCCCCAATAGACATGGAGGTCGAAGGAGCGCACCTTTTCAATGGGCAACAACTGTCTCGCTTGACTCCCTCCCATAGTCTTCAGAAACCAAGACTTCACCAGCATCCCGGTCCTTCTCTTCCAGGTTCCAGGCACAGGAGAAGTCCTTCTGCCTCTGACTATAGCCCAGCTGGTCTGGAGTGCATCAAACATATGATCAATGTAGACCCCAAGCAGCTCCTGTCTGGTTCCCCTCTACCTACACGCACCCCCTCTCCTACATCCCGGCAGGACCTCGTCCCAACCCAGCCTCAGTCGCAGGCTCACTCTTTGCCCCAAGTTCGAGGCCGAGAAGCGGGGGGGACCCCGGGCCCGAGTACACTGGATAAGAAGCAGAGTTGGCGAGCCCTGGAGGTCACTGTGCAGCGTGCTATGGAGGTACGGCACAGTAGGCAGGGCAGCCAAGCTTCACAGGACTTCCCCTCCTCGACACCTCAGGCAACGGCAAACTATCAAGACTCCGGCTACTCCACTGGGCCCTCACCGAGTTTGAGAAGAAAGAGTAGGAGAAGGATGGGAGTCGGTGGAGGTGCGGGAGGCAGGCCCGGGTCAGTGGGAAGCAGCGGAGAGCTGTGTGCCCTCAATGAGAGGCTGATGGCCGAGATGAGGGAAGTAGTCAGTCGCTCCAACACCATGAGGGAGGTGAGAGCGGGACTGGAACCGGAAATAGGCGAGAGGGTGGTTGTATCCCGGACACGCTCCCCCGTAGACTCGCTAAGGTGGTATGGAGCAGGAGGAGGCGTGTCAGCTGGCAGGTGCTCATCCAGAGAAGACATCACCGGGGCTTCCCGCTCACTCGGTACGGCAGGTAACGCTGCGGTGACCCCTTTCGAGATACCAGGGAGACAGAAGAGGACGTATGAAAAAGTGGACACCTTGGAGATGAGCGTTACTAGCCAGGCCAGCCTGTCTTCACCTGAGACTCCAGGACCACCCTCCCAG GTGAGCACTCTTGAACTACAGGCTCAGCTGGAgagcagaaagaaagacaTGGTGGATGGACGCAGCGCATCCCTTGGCCCGCACCGACCTGTCAACCACGACAGCAGAGATGGATGTGAAGGAGCAAAAGCGGCAGAATGTTCCTACCAGTTCACCTACGCCACCCTGCGACAGCCACCGGCTCCAGAAGTAGGCATGGAGGACTGGGCCAGCAAGCACCTCAACATGCACACGCAAGGCCTGTTCCGACGCCGCGTCTCCATCGCCAACATGCTCTCTTGGAACCGAGGTTCCATTAAAAAGCCCATGCTGGTCACGAGCAACCGCGCCATCAGGAAGGAGGCTTGCGAGATGTTCAAGCTGGTGCAGGCCTACATGGGAGACAGGCCCTCGCGTCTGGACCGCCGTCACTGTGCCCTGCTCATCGTCACCAAGTGCTGGGAGATGCAAGGCCTGCGGGATGAGCTCTACGTGCAGCTGGTGAGGCAGACCACGGGAAACGCCAACCCCCGAAGCTTAGCGGCAGGTTGGGAGTTGATGGCTGTTAGCTTGGCCTTCTTTGCCCCGTCGCCCAAGTTCCGCTGTTACCTGGAGGGCTACATCCAGAGACACACTGAGCCCACCAGCGACAAGAAAT tgACTCAGTTTATATTAGAACAGCAGGAACTAAAATTAAAGAAGAATTCAAAATCAAGGAAAAAGCgtaaacaaaacacagatGAGGAAGAAG GCCTGCCTGTCAGCACATATGCCAAGTTCTGCCATCGGAAGCTGCTAAAGGTGGCCATCACGGGAGGGAAAAAG GGGCTACGTAAGCCCACCTTGGAAGAGGTCGACCACAGCAGACGGGCTATCATCACCCCCTCCCTGTTTGGTAGCTCCTTGGAGGAAGTAATGGAGCGGCAGAGCGAACTTTTCCCAGACAGGAAATTACCCTGGGTGCAAGTTCAACTTTCCCAGTATGTTCTGGCTCTGGGCGGCGCTCAGACGGAGGGCATCTTTCG AGTGCCCGGAGACATTGATGAAGTCAATGCATTGAAGCTGCAAGTAGACCAGTGGAGGATCCCTGAGAATCTGTCAGACCCAAATGTTCCTG CCTCTCTGATGAAACTATGGTATCGCGAGCTGGAGGAACCGCTCATCCCCATGAACTTTTACAAACAGTGCGTCGAAAACTGCGACGATCCAGTTGCAG